Part of the Candidatus Omnitrophota bacterium genome, TCCAGCTGCATTATGACTTCTGAATCGGCAAACGGCGACACTGACCCTATCATCTCGACGCCTATCTGGTGGAACTGGCGCGAGCGCCCTTTTTGCGGCCTCTCGCTCCTGAACATCGGTCCGATATAATAGAGCCTGCCTTCCGGCAGGTTAGCGTCGAGCGAGTGTTCGATATAAGCCCTGACTATAGGAGCGGTTCCTTCGGGCCTCAAGCTGAGTGACCTGAGCTTTCTATCCTCAAAGGTGAACATCTCTTTCTTTACTATATCTGTGGTCTCGCCTATACTCCGCGTAAAAACAGTGGTCTCCTCCAGGATCGGGGTCCTTATCTCCCTGAACCCGTGGCTTTCGAGTTCTATACGGGCTATGCGCTCCAACTCCTGCCAGATCCCGATATCCTGAGGAAGGATATCCTCCATGCCCTTTACAGCCTTGTACGCCATCGGCGCCTCGTTCATTTGACTTTCTTCTTCATTATCATACCGGACTTGAATGAGACCACTTTTCTCTCGGGAACGGAGACAGCGGCTCCCGTCCTGGGATTTCTCGCCATCTTCGGCTTACGGCTCTTTACCTTGAAGACGCCAAAGTTACGCAACTCTACTGTCTTGCCCGCTGCCAGGGCTTGTATGACATGGTCGAGCGTCTTCTGCACGACCTGCTTGACATCCACCTGTTTCAAGGCCGTCTCTTCGGCGATCTTCAGGACTATATCTTTCTTTGTCATGTTCGGCTTCCTCCGTGTAATTTTATTCCGCCATCCTTACCTTCTCTCGAGCACCCTCTTGAAAAACACCCCTACAGGATTAAAGTCCTCCAGCCTTCTCTTCTTGTTTTTAAGCCTTTCGAGTATATTATTTAAAAATATGTATGAATCCTTCCAGTCATCTTCCAGCTTTTTTAAATTTTTCTCAGCCATGAAACGGACTCCTTCCATGGAAAGTATATCGTTGACAGGATCCGTCAGGCGGCCGTGCGGCACATATTTGAACTCAAGGGAACTTTTCAACTCGTCATACTTCAACCCTATCATAGCCTTTGTCTGGAGAAATGTCTCCTCGTCGTCTTTTGCTATCCTCTCCCTGGCTATTGTGCCGGAGTAGATGGAGTGGAATTTTGTCCAGAACTCCAGAAAACTCTTTACGGTCTTTATGTCGCATTCCGTCTTTTTGTCTATCATAAGCCCTGCCCAAGAATGTATAACATTTTAACCTGCAATGGGTTATGGTATCATTGCCGGGTAACGAAGTCAAGATTATATTAGATCCTGTTTATGTCCTGAAGCTCACCGCATCCCTGCCGAAGACCTTCTCTATATCCCTCACAAGCCCTTCATGCGGCTCTACGGAGAGCGTCCTGTTTATCGACACAAGCGTCCTTTTGCCGTCCGGTTTTTTAAAATTCAGATACACCGGAACCTTCCCGGGATATCTTGAAAGCACCCTTTTTAATTTATCGAGCGTGGTCGTCTCGAGCCCGGGCGTAACCAGATCTATAACGACCGTCTTCGTATATCTCATCTTGACCGATTCCAGAGCCGATATCTCGTTCGAGACTATCTTGGGTTCGTCCTCGCGCAGGTTAAGCCGCCCTTTCACAAATACTATGGCGTCCTGCTTGACGAGATTGGCCGCTTTCGAGAAAGTGCTCGGGAAGACAAGAAC contains:
- a CDS encoding HU family DNA-binding protein, producing MTKKDIVLKIAEETALKQVDVKQVVQKTLDHVIQALAAGKTVELRNFGVFKVKSRKPKMARNPRTGAAVSVPERKVVSFKSGMIMKKKVK